CTCTCGGGACGTACTCTTCCAACTCGGCTCGCCGAAGTGTCACGGGCGATTCCGCGAATGCAGGCGCTGGGCACCAAGTTCGTTCGAATCATGAGCTACAAGGTTGGGGATGGCGACGACCAGATGGAAGCCGAGCGGTTCCATCGGATGCGCGAGATCACCAAACGATTTCTCGACGCAGGATTGCAGCCAGTCCACGAAAACTGCATGAACTATGGCGGCACGAGCTGGCAACATGCACTGAAGCTGCTGGAGAATGTCCCTGGCTTGAAGTGGGTCTTCGATACCGCCAATCCAGTTTTCAACGCCGATCGGTCGAAACCCGCCCCTCAACCCAAACAGGATCCGTGGGAATTCTGGACCAAAGTTCGCGACGCAAGCGTCCACATCCACATCAAGGATGCCCGTTGGGAGACGTCGAAAAACGATGCCGACTACAAATTCTCGGGCGAGGGCGATGGCGCAGTCTGGCGGATACTAAGAGACGCCCTGTCGCGCGGCTACGATGCCGGAATCAGCATCGAGCCTCACATGGTGGCCGTTTTTCACGATGCCCATTCCCACGAGCAAGACGAAGCGCTTCGTGCCAACTACGTGGAATACGGACGCCGCCTTGAGAAGTTGATCGCAGAGGTCCGTGGCAGCATCGGTAAGAAATGAATTCGGCCGCAGCGGCGCGGAGGCACAGAGATCTGATCAAGTAGGAGTTGATGCGGAATTGTCCGGCTCACGGTGCTGCCGAGACTTCGCTTTCATAGAACGCAAAGACGGGGTTTCCCAATATTCACCACCAATCAAAATTAGGATCCGGCGGCCTCTGCCAGAAATTCGGATCGTTTACATTTGTTGGCGACGGAAACTTTGAATTCGCCGCGTGCCCGTCGCCATAAAGCATGACCATCACTCGTCGTCCTCGGAAATTATGCCAAAGATTTTGGCGATCCGTCGTATTTCGATTGGAGTGCCAGACCCAGTCGCCTTGGAGAATCTTGGTGGTGGGACGAACGGCGATCTCTTCCTCTTTAATCGGAGTTTTTGGACCTCCCGAGCTTCCGCGTGATGGCTCGTCAGCCGCAGCACCGTTTGCCTGCCGCTCGTAACGATCCGTCCCACCGCGTGCAGCAACAGAGGCTGGTGATCGCTTCCCGCGCCCGCTCCGGCTGCGC
This DNA window, taken from Verrucomicrobiota bacterium, encodes the following:
- a CDS encoding TIM barrel protein, which produces MHPRRFHLSGRTLPTRLAEVSRAIPRMQALGTKFVRIMSYKVGDGDDQMEAERFHRMREITKRFLDAGLQPVHENCMNYGGTSWQHALKLLENVPGLKWVFDTANPVFNADRSKPAPQPKQDPWEFWTKVRDASVHIHIKDARWETSKNDADYKFSGEGDGAVWRILRDALSRGYDAGISIEPHMVAVFHDAHSHEQDEALRANYVEYGRRLEKLIAEVRGSIGKK